Proteins from a genomic interval of Sphingopyxis sp. QXT-31:
- the recQ gene encoding DNA helicase RecQ translates to MSADALLPLLKSTFGFDHFRGKQGDVVDRVMAGQRTLAVMPTGAGKSLTYQLPAVALDGCVVVVSPLIALMHDQLRGARAAGIRAASLTSVDADFADTRQAYRDGQLDLLYIAPERATGEGFRSLMEARCPALFAIDEAHCVSEWGHDFRPDYRLLRPLLDAYPDVPRLALTATADKHTREDILVQLGIPADGLILAGFDRPNIRYAIRPRIGAAKQLADFIAANPGPGIVYCPTRDGTERMAEKLAAATGRPVSAYHAGLDPERRARVQHDFVASEDGIVTATVAFGMGIDKPDVRFVAHAGLPKSIEAYYQETGRGGRDGDPAETLMLWGAEDFARARMRLGELPEARVAGERVRLNAMAALVETSECRRALLLRHFGESPPERCGNCDNCLEPPARIDATILAQKLLSAVYRTGQSFGAGHVEAVLTGRSDERIASRGHDKLSVFGIVAGDEARLIKPLVRTLVAREALETTEHGGLMFGPAARAMMKGEVSVTIAEPPARRTRRERGGGAGGVANPVGDPLFEALRSVRRELAAEAGVPPYVVFHDAVLRAMAADKPDSLHAMGTIPGVGAKKLEAWGDAFLAVIRQF, encoded by the coding sequence ATGTCCGCCGACGCGCTGCTCCCTCTCCTCAAATCGACCTTCGGTTTCGACCATTTTCGCGGGAAACAGGGCGATGTCGTCGACCGCGTGATGGCGGGGCAGCGCACGCTCGCCGTCATGCCAACCGGCGCGGGCAAGTCGCTCACCTACCAGCTGCCCGCGGTCGCGCTGGACGGCTGTGTCGTTGTCGTGTCGCCGCTGATCGCGCTGATGCACGACCAGCTGCGCGGCGCGCGCGCGGCGGGGATTCGCGCCGCGTCGCTGACCAGCGTCGACGCCGATTTCGCCGACACGCGCCAGGCCTATCGCGACGGCCAACTCGACCTCCTCTATATCGCGCCCGAGCGCGCGACGGGCGAGGGATTCCGATCGCTGATGGAGGCGCGGTGTCCGGCGCTCTTCGCGATCGACGAGGCGCATTGCGTGTCCGAATGGGGGCATGATTTCCGCCCCGACTACCGCTTGCTCCGCCCGTTGCTCGACGCCTATCCCGACGTGCCGCGGCTCGCCCTGACGGCGACCGCCGACAAGCACACGCGCGAGGACATTCTCGTCCAGCTCGGTATCCCGGCGGACGGGCTGATCCTCGCGGGCTTCGACCGGCCGAACATCCGCTACGCGATCCGCCCGCGGATCGGCGCCGCGAAACAGCTCGCCGATTTCATCGCCGCCAATCCGGGGCCCGGCATCGTCTATTGCCCGACGCGCGACGGCACCGAGCGGATGGCCGAGAAGCTCGCCGCGGCGACGGGGCGCCCGGTGTCGGCCTATCACGCCGGGCTCGACCCCGAACGGCGCGCACGCGTGCAGCATGATTTCGTCGCGTCGGAGGACGGCATCGTCACCGCGACGGTCGCCTTCGGCATGGGCATCGACAAGCCCGACGTGCGCTTCGTCGCGCATGCCGGGCTGCCGAAATCGATCGAGGCCTATTATCAGGAGACGGGGCGCGGCGGGCGCGACGGCGACCCCGCCGAGACGCTGATGCTGTGGGGCGCCGAGGATTTTGCGCGCGCGCGCATGCGGCTCGGCGAGCTGCCCGAAGCGCGCGTCGCGGGCGAACGCGTGCGATTGAACGCGATGGCGGCGCTGGTCGAGACGAGCGAATGCCGCCGCGCCTTGCTGCTCCGCCATTTCGGCGAGAGCCCGCCCGAACGGTGCGGCAATTGCGACAATTGCCTCGAACCCCCGGCGCGGATCGACGCGACGATACTCGCGCAGAAATTGCTCAGCGCGGTCTATCGCACCGGGCAGAGCTTCGGCGCGGGGCATGTCGAGGCGGTGCTGACGGGGCGGAGCGACGAGCGCATCGCGAGCCGAGGCCACGACAAGCTCTCGGTCTTCGGCATCGTCGCGGGCGACGAGGCGCGGCTGATCAAGCCGCTGGTGCGCACGCTCGTCGCGCGCGAGGCGCTGGAGACGACCGAGCATGGCGGGCTGATGTTCGGCCCTGCCGCGCGCGCGATGATGAAGGGCGAGGTGTCGGTGACGATCGCCGAGCCGCCCGCGCGGCGGACGCGGCGCGAACGCGGCGGCGGCGCGGGCGGAGTGGCGAACCCGGTGGGCGATCCGCTGTTCGAGGCGCTGCGCAGCGTTCGGCGCGAGCTGGCGGCCGAGGCCGGCGTGCCGCCTTATGTGGTCTTCCACGACGCGGTGCTCCGCGCGATGGCGGCCGACAAGCCCGACAGCCTGCACGCGATGGGCACGATCCCCGGCGTCGGCGCGAAAAAGCTCGAAGCGTGGGGCGACGCATTTCTGGCAGTGATCCGGCAGTTTTGA
- the ybaL gene encoding YbaL family putative K(+) efflux transporter gives MPHDTTLIGTVVAGLGVAFLMGALAHRLRISPIAGYLLAGIMVGPFTPGFVADTGLAMQLAEIGVILLMFGVGLHFSLKDLLSVRRIAVPGAVLQIAVATALGIMLGLWLGWSIEGSAVFGLALSVASTVVLLRALQARDMVETEKGRIAVGWLIVEDLVMVLALVLLPAMFGDLGDEGGSAALLQSAGIVLVKVVGFGAFMFLVARRVLPWVLHWVAHSGSRELFRLAVLAIALGVAFGAAVIFDVSFALGAFFAGMILGETQLSRRAAEETLPLRDAFAVLFFVSVGMLFDPKVLVEQPGPVLATVAIIVFGKSIAAYALVRAFGHPNQTALTVSVSLAQIGEFSFILAGLGVGLEVLPETGRDLILAGALLSILFNPIFFTLMVKRIRTAEPLLDDRAQAAADAACNAGVVLIGYGRVGSHIGSLICGRGEGLTVIEDQKDMAAAARAAGATVIVGDATKESILRQAGIEDAATLLIAIPEGVEAGAVVRKARAINPKLVIVARAHSDEEVADLVRRGADHVVMAERETAARMAERAMLTLA, from the coding sequence ACACGACATTGATCGGCACCGTGGTCGCCGGACTAGGGGTGGCGTTCCTGATGGGCGCGCTTGCGCACCGGCTGCGGATTTCACCGATCGCGGGCTATTTGCTCGCGGGGATCATGGTGGGTCCCTTCACCCCGGGGTTCGTCGCCGACACCGGGCTTGCGATGCAGCTCGCCGAGATCGGGGTGATCCTGCTGATGTTCGGGGTGGGCCTCCACTTTTCGCTGAAAGATCTGCTGTCGGTGCGCCGGATCGCGGTGCCCGGTGCGGTGCTGCAGATCGCGGTCGCGACCGCGCTGGGCATAATGCTCGGGCTGTGGCTCGGCTGGTCGATCGAAGGGAGCGCGGTCTTCGGGCTGGCGCTGTCGGTCGCCTCGACCGTGGTGCTGCTGCGCGCGCTGCAGGCGCGCGACATGGTCGAGACCGAGAAGGGGCGGATCGCGGTCGGCTGGCTGATCGTCGAGGATCTGGTCATGGTGCTCGCGCTGGTGCTGCTGCCCGCGATGTTCGGCGACCTCGGCGACGAAGGCGGAAGCGCGGCGCTGCTGCAGTCGGCGGGGATCGTGCTGGTCAAGGTCGTGGGGTTCGGCGCCTTCATGTTCCTGGTCGCGCGGCGGGTTTTGCCCTGGGTGCTCCACTGGGTCGCGCATTCGGGATCGCGCGAGCTCTTCCGCCTCGCGGTGCTCGCGATCGCCTTGGGGGTGGCGTTCGGCGCGGCGGTGATCTTCGATGTGAGTTTTGCGCTGGGTGCCTTCTTCGCGGGCATGATCCTCGGCGAGACGCAGCTGTCGCGCCGCGCCGCCGAGGAGACATTGCCGCTGCGCGATGCCTTTGCGGTGCTCTTCTTCGTGTCGGTCGGCATGCTCTTCGATCCCAAGGTGCTGGTCGAGCAGCCCGGGCCGGTGCTCGCGACGGTCGCGATCATCGTCTTCGGCAAGTCGATCGCCGCCTATGCACTGGTCCGCGCCTTCGGCCATCCCAACCAGACCGCGCTGACCGTGTCGGTCAGCCTGGCGCAGATCGGCGAATTCTCGTTCATCCTAGCAGGGCTCGGCGTCGGGCTGGAGGTGCTGCCCGAAACCGGGCGCGACCTGATCCTCGCGGGTGCCTTGCTGTCGATCCTGTTCAACCCGATCTTCTTCACCCTGATGGTCAAGCGCATCCGCACCGCGGAACCTTTGTTGGACGACAGGGCGCAGGCCGCGGCCGACGCGGCGTGCAACGCGGGCGTGGTGCTGATCGGCTATGGCCGCGTCGGCAGCCATATCGGCTCCTTGATCTGTGGCCGCGGCGAGGGGCTGACGGTGATCGAGGACCAGAAGGACATGGCGGCGGCGGCCCGGGCGGCCGGCGCGACGGTGATCGTCGGCGACGCGACCAAGGAGAGCATCTTGCGCCAGGCGGGGATCGAGGACGCCGCGACCTTGCTGATAGCGATCCCCGAGGGGGTCGAGGCAGGCGCGGTGGTGCGCAAGGCGCGCGCGATCAACCCGAAGCTGGTGATCGTCGCACGCGCGCATTCGGACGAGGAGGTCGCCGACCTGGTGCGGCGCGGCGCGGATCATGTCGTGATGGCCGAACGCGAGACCGCGGCGCGGATGGCGGAACGGGCGATGCTGACGCTGGCCTAA